The Acidobacteriota bacterium genome has a segment encoding these proteins:
- a CDS encoding DUF4062 domain-containing protein — MIAKPLVFVSSTSQLDEERRRLREELPRVYELYLFELDRARRTSPERRCREQIERCDVFLGILGTDYGSAFPGEARSIVEWEHDQAASRDDLEILGFVKTPGAGETRDPRQQAFLDRLSHFRHGAWLKAYVTPPELVATARASLEQWLAEFFTAVRERQATLLRTATIPLTVVPTALVVGLVGLVLSSGASRLTSHAMVGLCLSVEALVVLCFVLWLRLSGGQHD; from the coding sequence ATGATCGCGAAGCCGCTGGTGTTCGTCAGCTCGACCTCGCAGCTCGACGAGGAACGCCGGAGGCTGCGTGAGGAACTGCCGCGGGTCTACGAGCTGTACCTCTTCGAGCTCGATCGAGCCAGGAGAACGAGCCCCGAGCGCCGCTGCCGCGAGCAGATCGAGCGCTGCGACGTCTTCCTCGGGATCCTCGGCACCGACTACGGGTCCGCGTTTCCAGGCGAGGCGCGGTCGATTGTCGAATGGGAGCACGACCAGGCCGCCAGCCGCGACGATCTCGAAATCCTCGGCTTCGTGAAGACGCCCGGCGCTGGCGAGACCCGGGACCCGCGCCAGCAGGCGTTCCTCGATCGGCTGTCGCACTTCCGCCATGGCGCCTGGCTCAAGGCTTACGTCACCCCGCCCGAACTGGTCGCCACCGCGCGCGCATCGCTCGAGCAGTGGCTGGCGGAGTTCTTCACCGCGGTCCGCGAACGGCAGGCCACGCTACTCCGCACGGCCACGATTCCGCTGACGGTGGTGCCCACGGCCCTGGTCGTGGGCCTCGTCGGGCTCGTCCTGTCCTCGGGCGCCTCGCGCCTCACCTCGCACGCCATGGTCGGCCTCTGCCTCTCGGTCGAGGCCCTCGTCGTCTTGTGTTTCGTGCTCTGGCTCAGGCTGTCGGGAGGCCAACATGACTGA
- a CDS encoding TIR domain-containing protein, producing MATHDGILLYNTADLDEVRVIFKYLTETKGLDIWFADAHLRPGEPLDTIGVKMQGSRFALVCLGPDGMGGFQGLEFSAVLAEAARPGRAGSFIPVVLPKTNLDVHPHRPWITGRKWLDLRQSVHDKVQLGSLAAVLLEGRAAAGVAAPAAATGAPPQGSASISSVFDELVRRVAKNGLTVFLGSTVPERHDDQVPSVEAIAGDLYRQPELASLAIAPGAPPAMKREFAAFFYGLLAGSDQASSFTRERHRRRSLGEPAAYTEVARLFSDLGRLVLKELAKKPVPLLCVTTNVDLSVERALVKHEVPFVRVVFHHGETRFSCVEVKKIVRREDHSVVLGGTNEFETVSVGALDPASRSVYERVYREINRQMEFAAFVEVAELNRVVAEIEDKESVACGRAREDGSVTLDELDTRLSACAAAGRSRLPLILFKPYGSLDITDSCAFAVGQYYSLGRRMRALPNLISTAIQQNATLLVGLNLTEPHFVHLYETYLAESFTKTKSERVALIQHPTAPRDGQDAIDIAMLPALSSRAPDLFHIKVVDEDPATAFTRLRDRLKRAADEERSAWI from the coding sequence ATGGCCACACACGACGGCATCCTGCTCTACAACACGGCAGACCTCGACGAGGTCCGCGTCATCTTCAAGTACCTCACAGAGACCAAGGGCCTCGACATCTGGTTCGCGGACGCTCACCTCCGTCCAGGGGAGCCGCTCGACACGATCGGCGTCAAGATGCAGGGCAGCCGCTTCGCCCTCGTGTGCCTGGGCCCCGACGGCATGGGCGGTTTCCAGGGCCTCGAGTTCAGTGCCGTGCTTGCCGAGGCTGCCCGTCCGGGACGGGCGGGGTCGTTCATCCCCGTGGTCTTGCCGAAGACCAATCTGGACGTCCATCCCCACCGGCCCTGGATCACCGGCCGGAAGTGGCTCGACCTGAGGCAGAGCGTGCACGACAAGGTGCAGCTCGGCTCGCTCGCGGCGGTGTTGCTCGAGGGGCGGGCAGCCGCTGGGGTCGCGGCGCCAGCGGCGGCGACGGGGGCGCCCCCGCAAGGCTCGGCGTCGATTTCGTCGGTGTTCGACGAACTGGTCCGCAGGGTGGCCAAAAACGGGCTGACGGTGTTTCTGGGCAGCACGGTGCCCGAACGACACGACGACCAGGTGCCGAGCGTCGAGGCCATTGCCGGCGACCTGTACAGGCAGCCCGAACTCGCGTCGCTGGCGATTGCGCCCGGCGCACCGCCGGCCATGAAGCGCGAGTTCGCCGCCTTCTTCTACGGCCTGCTCGCGGGTTCCGACCAGGCCTCGAGCTTCACCCGCGAGCGCCACCGCCGGCGGTCCCTCGGCGAGCCGGCCGCCTACACGGAAGTGGCCCGGCTGTTCAGCGATCTCGGCCGGCTCGTCCTGAAGGAGCTCGCCAAGAAACCCGTGCCTCTGCTCTGCGTCACGACGAACGTCGACCTGTCGGTCGAACGGGCCCTCGTCAAGCACGAGGTGCCGTTCGTGCGGGTCGTCTTCCACCACGGCGAGACCCGGTTCTCGTGCGTTGAGGTGAAGAAGATCGTCCGACGTGAAGACCACAGCGTGGTGCTCGGCGGGACCAACGAGTTCGAGACGGTGAGCGTCGGCGCGCTCGACCCCGCAAGCCGCAGCGTCTACGAACGGGTGTATCGGGAAATCAACCGTCAGATGGAGTTCGCGGCCTTCGTCGAGGTGGCCGAGCTGAATCGTGTGGTTGCCGAGATCGAGGACAAGGAGAGCGTCGCATGCGGCCGCGCCAGGGAGGACGGAAGCGTCACCCTGGACGAGCTCGACACACGGCTCTCGGCCTGCGCGGCCGCTGGCAGGTCGCGCCTGCCGTTGATCCTGTTCAAGCCGTACGGGTCGCTCGACATCACCGACTCGTGTGCGTTCGCGGTCGGCCAGTACTATTCGCTGGGCCGCCGCATGCGCGCGCTGCCGAACCTCATCTCCACGGCCATTCAGCAGAATGCGACGCTGCTCGTCGGCCTCAACCTCACCGAGCCGCACTTCGTGCATCTCTACGAGACGTACCTGGCCGAGTCATTCACCAAGACGAAGAGCGAGCGTGTCGCCCTCATCCAGCACCCGACCGCCCCCCGTGACGGCCAGGACGCCATCGACATCGCGATGCTCCCGGCGCTGTCGAGCAGGGCGCCCGATCTCTTCCACATCAAAGTCGTCGACGAGGACCCGGCGACAGCCTTCACCCGGCTCCGCGACCGACTGAAGCGGGCGGCCGACGAAGAGAGGTCTGCGTGGATCTGA